One genomic segment of Chitinophaga sancti includes these proteins:
- a CDS encoding DUF4280 domain-containing protein: protein MLTIITDTARMKCDKGAAPAVLKVTSQSYVYIEDKLVATEKDKGANTNIPPFGVCSVTQKPCMPKPTAWMDTTVLDAIGSDKELTDKSYCMCGLGGKISFATTGQNGFAATEE, encoded by the coding sequence ATGCTTACAATTATTACAGATACCGCCCGGATGAAGTGTGATAAAGGTGCGGCGCCAGCTGTGCTCAAGGTCACCAGTCAGTCGTATGTGTATATAGAAGATAAGCTGGTGGCGACGGAGAAGGATAAAGGAGCGAATACGAATATACCGCCGTTTGGGGTGTGTAGTGTAACGCAGAAGCCTTGTATGCCGAAGCCTACGGCATGGATGGATACGACGGTATTGGATGCAATTGGATCAGATAAGGAATTGACAGATAAATCGTATTGTATGTGCGGGTTGGGTGGGAAGATTTCGTTTGCGACTACGGGGCAGAATGGTTTTGCTGCTACGGAAGAATAG
- a CDS encoding type VI secretion system tip protein VgrG: protein MSLHTQTSFSIDGNLFSSFHSLNLYQQIRGHHSFEILISYDWLNKLGKGLFNASKNFLGKEIKITIKPADPLSTAQPLIFDGIVTGINAGKENDGTNGFCVIRGFSPDILLENDPHIATFERRPLSDIIDTVLKSGGPLMPPLSVKPNNTASLKYIVQYKETAYTFVSRLAARYGEWFFYDGQQLIFGQYKNRQTELIHQVNLLDFDLALDVKPNNLKLNGYDYRQASVVSNDTQSQAASGTNQYSTHMQEVSKQLYSKPSLYKMNYGFSSSAQSQVDDLTTLQYKGKAASMVVIKGRSNETSLRIGDLITVRENFLSTEDHGQFLITSLQHSCTDNGLYVNTFEAIPADTAMPYIDVHAIPYCEPQSATVIENHDPKGLGRVQVRFRWQDSGTTPWIRVLNAHSGSDKGIYFMPEKGEEVWVDFEGGNPEAPFVTGTTYNGTAKTGFGDAQNNLKVIKTRSGHVIRLDDTEGSESITITDKNSNVIYLNTSTSSIEITAPENMTLNARNMNINVGEQMEMNVGGQLLMNVMKAMAVNTPLMTQMIADFLHMQAGKALFNSKDEIKIEARQLYAAGQSQIMLHSDEKILANSKGELHMKGEQGNKHYNKADTYETAKPEIPAKVIVSFRPKSGWTGEYGFDWLRIKDTSIVGDVEYKKIVGSYGSVYATQSGAVFTQSDAKFNTLKTTRYSPALIPWKKEADGKTTAEYYQSWLCLFPGGKSYNNTKATVQVLVEVDEEPEKIALEFKDEFIKCDKKEITPKSKGSHKLELTVECLKESDTDQEIKVMAYTKKADGTLDTPKLAGKLIVVKNKVRYKANVVFVKVKTRFGTSVNTGKTTGEKAFLEKYMNQGLILLNLVEEELDMTADAAIKTNALTTASGSTAVNAYPGGKQIHDSLETAFNAKHATYKDYYKVFFFDEEGGYMAGSNYQGLNGGAKDIVAKSVVLFNTHNTATTTHELLHAMGLYHTFDNSGSHVFKIGETENIMDYSHQYGKARISTWKWQWEKVRANVGKE from the coding sequence ATGTCTTTACATACCCAAACTTCATTCTCCATTGATGGGAACCTGTTTTCCTCATTTCATTCACTCAATCTGTACCAGCAAATCAGAGGACATCATTCATTTGAAATTCTCATTAGTTACGATTGGTTGAACAAGTTAGGAAAAGGTCTGTTCAACGCCAGCAAGAACTTTCTTGGCAAAGAAATTAAAATCACCATCAAACCCGCGGATCCATTGAGCACTGCTCAGCCATTGATTTTTGATGGCATCGTTACCGGTATCAATGCCGGCAAGGAAAACGATGGTACTAACGGTTTCTGTGTGATCAGAGGTTTCAGTCCCGACATCCTGCTGGAAAACGATCCCCACATCGCTACATTTGAGCGCCGTCCGCTCAGCGACATCATTGATACTGTGCTGAAATCAGGTGGGCCACTCATGCCGCCGCTGTCGGTCAAACCCAATAACACAGCGTCGCTCAAGTACATCGTTCAGTACAAGGAAACCGCTTACACCTTTGTGTCCCGCCTCGCGGCACGCTATGGTGAATGGTTCTTTTACGACGGTCAACAACTCATTTTCGGGCAGTACAAAAACCGGCAAACTGAATTGATCCACCAGGTGAATTTACTGGATTTTGACCTGGCACTGGATGTAAAGCCAAACAACTTAAAACTGAATGGCTATGACTACCGCCAGGCATCTGTGGTGAGCAATGACACGCAATCACAGGCAGCCAGTGGTACGAACCAATACAGCACCCATATGCAGGAGGTGAGCAAACAACTATATAGCAAACCCTCGCTGTACAAAATGAACTATGGCTTTAGCAGCAGTGCCCAGTCGCAGGTAGACGATCTGACTACCCTGCAGTATAAAGGCAAAGCCGCCAGCATGGTGGTGATAAAAGGCCGCTCCAATGAAACGTCTTTAAGGATCGGGGATTTGATTACTGTAAGAGAAAACTTTCTCTCTACCGAAGATCATGGTCAATTCCTCATTACTTCCTTGCAACATTCCTGTACGGATAATGGTTTGTATGTAAATACATTTGAGGCCATTCCTGCGGATACGGCTATGCCGTACATTGACGTGCATGCCATTCCATATTGCGAGCCACAAAGCGCCACCGTCATTGAGAACCATGACCCCAAAGGCCTGGGCCGTGTACAGGTACGTTTTCGCTGGCAGGATAGCGGTACTACCCCCTGGATACGTGTGCTGAATGCACATAGCGGTTCGGACAAAGGTATTTACTTCATGCCTGAAAAAGGGGAGGAGGTATGGGTAGACTTTGAAGGTGGTAATCCTGAAGCCCCCTTTGTAACTGGTACCACCTACAATGGTACGGCAAAGACTGGTTTTGGTGATGCGCAAAATAACCTGAAGGTGATCAAAACCCGCAGTGGCCATGTCATTCGGCTGGACGATACGGAGGGGAGTGAAAGCATTACTATTACTGACAAGAACAGTAATGTCATTTATCTCAACACCAGCACATCCAGCATCGAAATCACTGCGCCAGAGAATATGACGCTGAATGCCCGCAACATGAACATCAACGTGGGGGAGCAAATGGAGATGAACGTAGGCGGACAGCTGCTCATGAATGTGATGAAAGCAATGGCCGTGAATACGCCACTCATGACGCAGATGATTGCAGACTTCCTGCACATGCAGGCAGGCAAAGCGCTGTTCAATTCAAAAGATGAAATTAAGATAGAAGCCCGGCAGCTCTATGCCGCAGGCCAGAGTCAGATCATGCTGCACAGCGATGAGAAGATACTGGCAAATAGTAAAGGTGAGCTGCACATGAAAGGTGAGCAGGGCAATAAACACTATAATAAAGCAGATACTTACGAAACAGCAAAACCGGAAATTCCGGCTAAAGTGATCGTAAGTTTCCGCCCAAAAAGCGGGTGGACAGGTGAGTATGGTTTTGACTGGTTGCGTATCAAAGATACCAGCATTGTAGGTGATGTAGAATATAAAAAGATTGTAGGTAGCTATGGCAGTGTCTATGCTACCCAGTCGGGCGCTGTGTTTACACAAAGCGATGCCAAATTCAATACACTGAAAACCACCCGTTACAGTCCGGCCCTCATTCCATGGAAGAAGGAAGCGGATGGTAAAACAACGGCGGAATATTACCAGTCATGGTTATGCTTATTCCCTGGTGGTAAGAGTTATAACAATACGAAAGCTACTGTGCAGGTACTGGTGGAAGTAGATGAAGAGCCGGAAAAAATAGCGCTGGAATTCAAGGATGAGTTTATCAAATGCGATAAAAAGGAAATCACACCGAAAAGTAAGGGTAGTCATAAACTGGAACTGACAGTCGAATGTTTGAAAGAATCAGATACTGACCAGGAAATAAAAGTGATGGCTTATACAAAGAAAGCAGATGGTACATTGGATACGCCTAAGCTGGCCGGAAAATTGATTGTAGTCAAAAACAAAGTACGTTATAAAGCAAATGTGGTCTTTGTGAAAGTGAAGACCAGATTTGGTACAAGTGTTAATACTGGTAAGACCACCGGAGAAAAGGCTTTCCTGGAAAAATACATGAACCAGGGTCTAATTTTATTGAACCTGGTAGAAGAAGAACTGGATATGACGGCAGATGCAGCTATCAAAACGAATGCATTGACTACGGCTTCCGGTTCCACTGCTGTGAATGCTTACCCGGGAGGTAAGCAGATCCACGATTCACTGGAAACGGCTTTCAATGCAAAGCATGCTACTTACAAAGATTATTACAAAGTATTCTTCTTTGATGAAGAAGGCGGGTATATGGCAGGCAGCAATTACCAGGGCCTGAATGGCGGCGCTAAAGATATAGTGGCCAAGAGTGTAGTGCTCTTCAATACCCATAATACCGCTACCACCACCCACGAATTGCTACATGCGATGGGGCTGTATCACACGTTTGACAATAGTGGCAGCCATGTGTTCAAGATTGGTGAAACGGAGAATATCATGGACTATTCGCACCAATATGGCAAGGCGCGCATCAGTACCTGGAAGTGGCAGTGGGAGAAGGTGAGAGCGAATGTTGGAAAAGAATAA
- a CDS encoding ABC transporter ATP-binding protein → MLQLTNVRKAYQGKVILNIPSLLLDPGIYWIQGANGSGKSTLLKIIAGMVPFEGDITLKGSSLRHAPLLYRQHIGWAAAEPLFPPFMTGMDLVILYQRIRKVPQSEIDRLIERFNVGNFIQGQASAYSAGMTKRLSLLLAFIGNPALIILDEPLTTLDTNSFTLISDLILEFNQKAGTSFLMSSHQDLDTSLLNAQRALTVINQSIVQ, encoded by the coding sequence ATGCTTCAGCTCACAAATGTTCGCAAAGCCTATCAGGGAAAAGTAATCCTCAATATACCTTCCCTCCTGCTGGATCCCGGCATCTATTGGATACAGGGCGCCAATGGGTCAGGCAAATCCACGTTATTAAAAATCATTGCCGGCATGGTGCCTTTTGAAGGAGATATCACCCTCAAAGGCAGCAGTCTCAGGCATGCACCCCTCCTTTACAGGCAACATATAGGCTGGGCTGCAGCCGAACCGCTCTTTCCTCCTTTTATGACAGGCATGGACCTCGTGATCCTGTACCAGCGGATCAGGAAAGTACCACAATCCGAAATCGATCGCCTCATAGAACGTTTTAATGTCGGTAACTTCATCCAGGGACAAGCCTCCGCATATTCCGCAGGGATGACCAAACGATTGTCACTGCTACTGGCCTTCATCGGCAATCCTGCTCTTATCATACTGGATGAACCATTGACAACACTGGATACAAATTCATTTACACTCATCTCTGATCTCATACTGGAATTCAACCAGAAAGCCGGCACTTCATTTTTAATGAGCTCACACCAGGACCTGGATACCAGTTTATTAAATGCACAGCGGGCACTCACAGTTATCAACCAAAGCATCGTACAATAA
- a CDS encoding RagB/SusD family nutrient uptake outer membrane protein, whose protein sequence is MKHNIIALCMLILLNACQKGEINSLNTPVVGGVTGNPTRSDLFNLATGAESGMRTSINFYLDAEGIIGREVYRFSSSEPRYTTDLLGGGTKVLDNNTFYLTNPWASRYQVMRQCFILLEAISHTSGSVASDAQKKGFSGYAKTLIGYQLLLNINMTDSSGARIPVANGAAQGPVITDPGIVLDSVLKFLDDGKADLTGADIIFPLSGGFAGFSDAAGLLKFNRALAARVHLYRKQWVEALTALNESFFDLDGDLSTGVWHFFSTNGGDVSNTMYIAPNSNGEVRIAHPSYANDIVPGDDRINKTQVRNSSASQNGLTGNRDVIAWNSLNAPVSIIRNEELILIYAEANIQTNNFPNAIVALNRIRTAHNLPAYAGPVTSAALTMELLYNRRYSLFMEGHRWVDIRRYGLLNTLPVDRADDNVWSHFPLPQSESNQ, encoded by the coding sequence ATGAAACACAACATAATAGCCCTTTGCATGCTGATATTGCTGAATGCCTGTCAGAAGGGGGAAATAAACAGTCTGAATACGCCGGTGGTGGGTGGTGTAACAGGCAATCCAACCCGAAGTGACTTATTTAATCTCGCTACCGGTGCTGAATCGGGTATGCGTACCAGTATCAATTTTTACCTGGATGCAGAAGGGATTATCGGTCGTGAAGTCTATCGCTTTTCCAGTTCAGAACCCCGCTATACAACAGATTTGTTGGGTGGTGGTACAAAGGTATTGGACAATAATACTTTCTACCTGACCAATCCATGGGCTTCCCGTTACCAGGTGATGCGGCAGTGTTTTATTCTTTTGGAAGCCATTAGTCATACCAGCGGATCTGTAGCAAGTGATGCGCAGAAGAAAGGATTTTCCGGATATGCAAAGACCTTAATAGGTTACCAGTTATTGCTCAATATCAATATGACGGATTCAAGTGGCGCCCGCATTCCAGTGGCCAATGGCGCAGCACAGGGACCGGTGATCACAGATCCGGGTATTGTATTGGATTCTGTTTTGAAGTTCCTGGATGATGGAAAGGCGGACCTTACGGGGGCAGATATTATCTTTCCTTTGTCAGGTGGTTTTGCAGGATTTTCGGATGCGGCGGGATTGTTGAAATTCAACAGGGCACTGGCCGCAAGGGTGCATTTATATCGCAAGCAATGGGTGGAAGCGCTGACTGCATTGAATGAATCGTTCTTTGACCTGGATGGGGATCTTTCGACAGGTGTATGGCATTTTTTCTCTACCAATGGGGGCGATGTATCCAACACTATGTATATCGCACCAAATAGTAATGGGGAAGTGCGGATAGCGCATCCTTCTTATGCCAATGACATCGTGCCGGGTGATGATCGGATCAATAAGACACAGGTACGTAATTCATCTGCCAGTCAGAATGGATTGACGGGCAACAGGGATGTGATTGCCTGGAATTCACTGAATGCGCCTGTGAGCATTATTCGCAATGAAGAACTGATTTTGATCTATGCAGAAGCTAATATTCAAACAAATAACTTTCCGAATGCGATAGTGGCCCTGAACCGTATACGTACAGCCCACAATTTGCCAGCATATGCAGGTCCTGTGACCAGTGCTGCATTGACGATGGAATTGTTATACAACAGGCGGTATTCCCTGTTTATGGAAGGGCACAGGTGGGTTGATATAAGAAGATATGGATTGTTGAATACACTTCCTGTAGACAGAGCGGATGATAATGTGTGGAGTCATTTCCCATTACCACAAAGCGAAAGCAATCAATAA